In Triticum urartu cultivar G1812 chromosome 6, Tu2.1, whole genome shotgun sequence, the following proteins share a genomic window:
- the LOC125516796 gene encoding putative receptor-like protein kinase At3g47110, which translates to MCCSPQHCDVYNGGLLWNTKWGKPFLDKVFDLDMKCLDKSFEGVTEYEVLSRIQHRNLVPILTTCSTIDNKDIAFKALVYKFMPKRNLDTWLHNTYSGSSSKCLSLAPRASIATGIADTVAYLHNDCERKIIHCDLKPTNILLDDDKNAYLGGFGIASLIGHSSLVTSTRLKVTIGYIALEYAQSVYASIRGDVYSFGIVLLEMLIDERSTYPMSEFMWSTLWTGFPKKITL; encoded by the exons ATGTGCTGCTCGCCCCAGCATTGCGATGTGTACAATGGTGGTTTGCTTTGGAATACAAAGTGGGGGAAACCCTTTTTAGATAAGGTTTTTGACCTTGATATGAAATGTCTAGACAAAAGTTTT GAAGGAGTAACAGAATATGAGGTACTGAGTAGAATTCAGCACAGGAACCTTGTACCCATCCTCACTACATGTTCGACCATAGACAATAAAGATATCGCTTTCAAAGCTCTAGTTTATAAATTCATGCCTAAAAGAAATTTGGACACATGGTTGCATAATACATATTCGGGTAGTTCTTCCAAATGTTTGAGCTTAGCTCCAAGAGCAAGCATAGCTACCGGTATAGCCGATACAGTGGCTTATTTACACAATGATTGTGAAAGAAAGATTATACATTGTGATCTAAAACCAACTAATATCCTTCTAGACGATGATAAGAATGCTTATTTGGGAGGCTTTGGCATTGCAAGCCTCATCGGACATTCAAGTTTAGTCACCTCAACTAGGCTGAAGGTAACAATAGGGTACATAGCTCTAG AATATGCTCAAAGTG tgtatGCATCAATCCGTGGGGATGTTTACAGTTTCGGAATAGTACTCCTAGAGATGCTCATTGATGAAAGATCAACATACCCTATGTCTGAGTTCATGTGGTCAACTTTGTGGACAGGATTCCCTAAAAAAATTACTTTGTGA